Proteins co-encoded in one bacterium genomic window:
- a CDS encoding O-antigen ligase family protein, whose protein sequence is MARAVDATPAEETRRDGAPPAFHAAAGEVLDWVILLGALALLGWAAGSGLTFMPAAGFLAHRVPLLVFEQAALAVGAAGGLRRLLGGRALPGAALVGLGAVVALCLFSLAHTANLYATREEVFLVTAVAVFGLGLLMVLNDGIKTHVFLAGLAGLACWEAVEGLRQYAAGIPTPAYWLSPSFADIIHTRVYGTLGSPNVLAGFLLFGIAAAAALAMSLPVFLRPVAAAALVAQTLAMMLTYSRGGYAGLAAFVAADAVALVPVRRRAWWVLLLIVVVAGVAIARLPAVGLRAQSLTPAQEDTVTSRRFIWRAARRVWAEHRVWGTGLGTFNVVYSTYRPPDVLATYALLNVPGSAHDDYLQVLAETGAAGAGILCAALLWGVWRAADRYRTGGAEDRIWLGTAAAAAAGIGVTSIVDENLYVITNLTMLVALAAVVAAHAVREERGGLRLWQRLFVLPLAVIFAALPPLLVPPVVATVLHAEASEQVAGLQFTEAVKTFRAALPLDPLNSVIPAYVGDLAADLYRRRLNTDLGPWASMRDVAAAYYKQAIADNAWDAYPRAELGRLLRDEHRYPEAVAAFRDAVRLDPYAPRYRLWLGDALRLTGDKSGARTAYEEAARLYPVELVLIEHHEGQGDRYAVSQAQLGEVERALRDLKASP, encoded by the coding sequence ATGGCTCGCGCGGTAGACGCGACTCCCGCTGAGGAGACCCGCAGGGACGGCGCCCCGCCCGCATTTCACGCCGCGGCGGGCGAGGTCCTGGACTGGGTCATCTTGCTGGGCGCCCTTGCGCTGCTCGGCTGGGCCGCCGGGTCGGGGCTCACGTTCATGCCGGCGGCCGGCTTTCTCGCGCACCGCGTCCCGCTGCTCGTCTTCGAGCAGGCGGCGCTGGCAGTCGGCGCGGCGGGCGGCCTCCGCCGCCTGCTCGGAGGACGGGCGCTGCCCGGCGCGGCGCTCGTCGGGCTTGGAGCGGTGGTCGCCTTGTGCCTGTTCTCGCTCGCGCACACGGCCAACCTCTACGCCACGCGGGAAGAGGTGTTTCTCGTCACCGCCGTCGCGGTGTTCGGTCTCGGCCTGTTGATGGTGCTGAACGACGGCATCAAGACGCACGTGTTTCTCGCGGGACTCGCGGGCCTCGCGTGCTGGGAAGCCGTCGAAGGCCTCCGCCAGTACGCGGCCGGCATTCCCACGCCGGCCTACTGGCTGAGCCCGTCGTTCGCCGACATCATTCACACCCGCGTCTACGGCACGCTCGGCAGCCCGAACGTGCTGGCGGGCTTTCTATTGTTCGGCATCGCCGCCGCCGCCGCGCTCGCCATGTCGCTGCCGGTCTTCCTCCGGCCGGTCGCGGCCGCGGCGCTGGTCGCGCAGACCCTGGCCATGATGCTGACCTACTCGCGCGGAGGGTACGCCGGGCTTGCGGCATTTGTCGCCGCCGACGCGGTCGCGCTCGTCCCGGTCCGCCGGCGGGCGTGGTGGGTGCTGCTGTTGATCGTGGTCGTCGCAGGCGTCGCGATCGCGCGGCTGCCCGCCGTTGGACTCCGCGCGCAGAGCCTGACGCCGGCGCAGGAGGACACGGTCACGAGCCGCCGGTTCATCTGGCGCGCGGCGCGGCGCGTGTGGGCCGAGCACCGCGTCTGGGGCACCGGGCTCGGGACGTTCAATGTCGTGTACTCGACGTACCGGCCGCCCGACGTGCTCGCGACGTACGCACTGCTGAACGTCCCCGGGTCGGCCCACGACGACTATCTTCAAGTACTGGCGGAGACCGGTGCCGCCGGCGCGGGCATCCTCTGCGCGGCCCTGCTGTGGGGCGTGTGGCGCGCGGCGGACCGCTACCGGACGGGCGGTGCGGAGGACAGGATCTGGCTCGGTACCGCGGCGGCCGCGGCCGCCGGCATCGGCGTCACGAGCATCGTCGACGAGAACCTCTATGTGATCACGAACCTGACTATGCTCGTCGCGCTGGCCGCCGTCGTGGCCGCCCACGCCGTGCGCGAGGAACGCGGCGGGCTCAGGTTGTGGCAGCGGCTGTTCGTGCTGCCGCTCGCCGTGATCTTCGCCGCGCTGCCGCCGCTCCTGGTGCCGCCGGTCGTCGCGACGGTGCTGCACGCGGAAGCGTCCGAGCAGGTGGCCGGGCTGCAGTTCACCGAGGCGGTGAAGACGTTTCGGGCCGCGCTGCCGCTCGACCCCCTCAACAGCGTCATCCCCGCGTACGTCGGCGACCTCGCCGCCGACCTATACCGCCGGCGGCTGAACACCGACCTCGGACCCTGGGCGTCGATGCGCGACGTCGCGGCCGCTTACTACAAGCAGGCGATCGCGGACAACGCCTGGGACGCCTATCCCCGTGCGGAGCTGGGCCGCCTGCTGCGGGACGAGCACCGCTATCCCGAAGCGGTGGCGGCGTTTCGGGACGCCGTCCGGCTCGACCCGTACGCGCCGCGCTACCGGCTGTGGCTCGGCGACGCGCTGAGACTCACCGGGGACAAGAGCGGCGCGCGGACCGCGTACGAAGAAGCCGCGCGGCTGTACCCCGTGGAGCTCGTGTTGAT
- the kduD gene encoding 2-dehydro-3-deoxy-D-gluconate 5-dehydrogenase KduD — protein sequence MSGVDWFDLRGQVAVVTGARRGIGRGLALGLAQAGADLALVGRAAAEDVTAEIERLGRRCVPVAADLAYPAQVDRVIPEAVRALGRVDILVNNAGTGVRGPAVDVTPQDWHRVLQVNLHAVFSLCQQAAREMLPRGRGKIINIASMMSFQGGILIAAYTASKGAVAQLTKLLANEWGPHGINVNAIAPGYIETDLTRPLRDDPERNPAILARIPAGRWGRPDDLAGAAVFLASRASDYVHGHVLAVDGGWLAR from the coding sequence GTGAGCGGTGTCGATTGGTTCGACCTCCGCGGCCAGGTGGCCGTCGTCACCGGCGCGCGGCGCGGGATCGGGCGCGGCCTCGCGCTCGGGCTCGCGCAGGCGGGCGCCGACCTGGCGCTCGTCGGCCGCGCGGCCGCGGAAGACGTCACCGCGGAGATCGAGCGTCTCGGGCGTCGGTGCGTGCCGGTCGCGGCGGACCTGGCGTACCCCGCGCAGGTCGACCGCGTGATTCCCGAGGCGGTGCGCGCCCTCGGCCGCGTGGACATCCTTGTCAACAACGCCGGCACCGGCGTTCGCGGCCCGGCCGTCGACGTCACGCCCCAGGACTGGCACCGCGTCCTGCAGGTGAACCTCCACGCCGTGTTCAGCCTCTGCCAGCAGGCGGCCCGCGAGATGCTGCCGCGCGGCCGCGGGAAGATTATCAACATCGCCTCGATGATGAGCTTTCAGGGCGGCATCCTGATCGCCGCGTACACCGCGAGCAAAGGCGCGGTCGCCCAGCTCACGAAGCTGCTCGCCAACGAGTGGGGGCCGCACGGGATCAACGTCAACGCGATCGCGCCCGGCTACATTGAAACCGACCTCACGCGCCCGCTCCGGGACGATCCCGAGCGGAATCCGGCGATCCTGGCCCGCATTCCGGCGGGGCGGTGGGGACGGCCCGACGACCTGGCCGGCGCCGCGGTCTTCCTCGCGTCCCGGGCGTCCGATTACGTGCACGGCCACGTGCTGGCCGTGGACGGCGGATGGCTCGCGCGGTAG
- a CDS encoding sugar ABC transporter substrate-binding protein yields MPRRFVRVAALAAVLALAGTLLPGPGAARAAGPTTIEFWTISLQPFFTKFITGMIDDYQRAHPDIRIRWIDVQPQALDQKLLSAIAGGVPPDVVNLNTETTLRLAEARALVDMDAAVPPAARDRYFPNIWGSMRLDGHAYGVPWYVTPDVLAYNQALFRKAGLDPTKPPATTEQWIRAAAVIKKKAGVYGFMPNVDGIRFLKVFQEEGLPVLGPDRKHAAFGSAAHVALLARYVDLYKHDQFPDDTLRRGYLGATERFGDGQLAMLTTGPQFLLRVRSDNPDVYRDTAVAPAPMGRGGVLDLPTMDLAVPVASRHRNEAVAFALYVTNDANQLAFCKQVVIFPSTKAAAADPYFTRGGSTPEDRARLVAVRELGQAKDLTVVVPHSDELYRVFREAIESAFYGKMSAGQALEWAVREWNRRL; encoded by the coding sequence ATGCCGCGCCGGTTCGTCCGCGTCGCCGCCCTCGCCGCCGTGCTCGCCCTCGCCGGGACGCTGCTGCCGGGGCCGGGCGCCGCCCGCGCCGCCGGCCCCACCACCATCGAGTTTTGGACGATTTCGCTGCAGCCGTTCTTCACCAAGTTCATCACGGGGATGATCGACGACTACCAGCGCGCGCACCCGGACATCCGGATCCGCTGGATCGACGTCCAGCCCCAGGCGCTGGATCAGAAGCTCCTGTCCGCGATTGCCGGCGGGGTGCCGCCCGACGTCGTCAACCTCAACACCGAGACGACGCTGCGGCTCGCGGAGGCGAGGGCGCTGGTCGACATGGACGCCGCGGTGCCGCCCGCCGCGCGAGACCGCTACTTCCCGAACATCTGGGGCTCGATGCGGCTCGACGGACATGCCTACGGCGTGCCGTGGTACGTTACCCCGGACGTCCTCGCATACAACCAGGCGCTGTTCCGCAAGGCCGGGCTCGACCCCACGAAGCCGCCCGCGACCACCGAGCAGTGGATCCGCGCCGCCGCGGTGATCAAGAAGAAGGCCGGGGTCTACGGCTTCATGCCGAACGTCGACGGCATCCGGTTTCTGAAGGTGTTCCAGGAGGAGGGCCTTCCGGTGCTCGGCCCGGACCGGAAGCACGCCGCGTTCGGCAGCGCCGCCCACGTCGCGCTGCTCGCCCGGTACGTCGACCTTTACAAGCACGATCAGTTTCCTGACGATACGCTGCGGCGCGGCTACCTCGGCGCCACCGAGCGCTTCGGGGACGGCCAGCTGGCGATGCTGACGACCGGGCCGCAGTTTCTGCTGCGCGTCCGCAGCGACAACCCCGACGTCTACAGGGACACCGCGGTCGCCCCGGCCCCGATGGGCCGCGGCGGGGTGCTCGACCTGCCGACGATGGACCTGGCGGTCCCCGTGGCGAGCCGCCATCGCAACGAGGCGGTCGCGTTCGCCCTCTACGTTACGAACGACGCGAATCAGCTCGCCTTCTGCAAACAGGTCGTGATCTTTCCGTCGACGAAGGCCGCGGCCGCGGATCCGTACTTTACCCGCGGTGGATCGACGCCCGAAGACCGGGCGAGGCTCGTCGCGGTTCGCGAGCTCGGCCAGGCGAAGGATCTCACCGTCGTCGTGCCGCACAGCGATGAGCTGTACCGCGTCTTCCGCGAGGCGATCGAAAGCGCGTTCTACGGCAAAATGAGCGCGGGGCAGGCTCTCGAGTGGGCCGTCCGCGAGTGGAATCGCCGGCTCTGA
- a CDS encoding sugar ABC transporter permease — MTGQPDSPATASPSPAQAVGTRPLSRARALRGRRQALARTAIAYLFLAPALVLLAVFTFYPVIFGTALSLFDYNVISPPQYVGLSQFAALWQDRYFWTALRNSAIYLAVVPALQLSAIVLALWVRRPLRGIAWFRVAYYVPVVTSIVVVGLMWRWLYDEAGLLNYALLRIGLIHAPIHWLSDPGLALYSVMLVTWWKGVGYYMVIYLAGLEAIPSYYDEAAALDGAGPAARLFHVTIPLLRPSILLASTISILAALRVFEEVYVMTGGGPIFSTYTIFYYMFDQAFNSLHLGYAAAIGVVLAAITMVFSALNFRLMRRGGLSYY, encoded by the coding sequence ATGACAGGACAGCCGGACTCGCCGGCCACCGCGTCACCAAGCCCCGCGCAGGCGGTCGGCACGCGGCCGCTCTCCCGCGCCCGGGCGCTCCGCGGGCGGCGGCAGGCGCTGGCGCGCACGGCGATCGCGTATCTCTTCCTCGCGCCGGCGCTCGTGCTGCTCGCGGTGTTCACGTTCTATCCGGTCATTTTCGGGACGGCGCTCAGCCTCTTTGACTACAATGTGATTTCGCCGCCGCAGTACGTCGGCCTGAGCCAGTTCGCCGCGCTGTGGCAGGACCGGTACTTCTGGACGGCGCTGCGTAACAGCGCGATCTACCTCGCCGTCGTGCCGGCCCTGCAGCTCTCCGCGATCGTGCTGGCGCTCTGGGTACGGCGGCCGCTGCGCGGCATCGCCTGGTTCCGGGTGGCCTACTACGTCCCGGTGGTCACGTCGATCGTCGTCGTCGGGTTGATGTGGCGGTGGCTGTACGACGAGGCCGGCCTGCTCAACTATGCGCTGCTGCGCATTGGCCTGATCCACGCGCCGATCCACTGGCTCAGCGACCCCGGCCTCGCATTGTACTCGGTAATGCTGGTGACGTGGTGGAAGGGCGTCGGCTATTACATGGTGATCTACCTCGCCGGGCTCGAAGCGATCCCGTCGTACTACGATGAGGCGGCGGCGCTCGACGGCGCCGGCCCCGCGGCGCGTCTGTTCCACGTCACGATCCCGCTGCTGCGCCCGAGCATTCTGCTCGCCAGCACCATTTCGATCCTGGCGGCGCTGCGGGTCTTCGAAGAAGTCTACGTCATGACGGGGGGCGGCCCGATCTTCTCAACGTACACGATTTTCTATTATATGTTCGACCAGGCGTTCAATTCGCTGCACCTGGGCTACGCCGCGGCGATCGGCGTGGTGCTGGCGGCGATCACCATGGTGTTCTCCGCGCTGAACTTCCGCCTGATGCGTCGGGGAGGGCTCTCCTATTACTAG
- a CDS encoding carbohydrate ABC transporter permease — MYALLSALAVVTVFPFLWLLATALGSRGAVFAFPPALIPNPPTLANFAGVWQTMPVGRFFVNTVYITGVGIVLTLLVSALAGYPLARMRFPGRDLIFYAIVGSLMLPQHVGLILNFVTMMRLHLVDTYAAVYLPSLASIFGIFLLRQAYLVVPAEIEDAARIDGAGELRLWWQVMLPLVAPALATLAIVEFSGYWNSFLWPLIVLKSPDRYPLAVGLLYLSGLFAHNTRYVAAGAVLMTVPVIVVFVALQRYFLRGIMLGAVK; from the coding sequence ATGTACGCCCTGCTGAGCGCGCTCGCGGTCGTGACGGTGTTTCCGTTCCTCTGGCTGCTCGCGACCGCGCTCGGCTCGCGCGGCGCCGTCTTCGCTTTTCCGCCGGCGCTGATTCCCAACCCGCCCACGCTCGCCAACTTCGCCGGCGTCTGGCAGACGATGCCGGTGGGCCGGTTTTTCGTGAACACGGTGTACATCACCGGTGTGGGGATCGTGCTGACGCTGCTGGTCAGCGCGCTGGCGGGCTACCCGCTGGCCCGGATGCGCTTCCCCGGCCGCGACCTGATCTTCTACGCGATCGTCGGCAGCCTCATGCTGCCGCAGCACGTCGGGTTGATCCTGAACTTCGTCACGATGATGCGCCTGCATCTTGTGGACACCTACGCCGCGGTCTATCTGCCGAGCCTCGCGAGCATCTTCGGGATCTTCCTGCTGCGGCAGGCGTACCTCGTGGTGCCCGCGGAGATCGAAGACGCCGCGCGCATCGACGGCGCCGGCGAGCTGCGGCTGTGGTGGCAGGTGATGCTGCCGCTTGTCGCGCCGGCGCTCGCGACGCTCGCGATCGTGGAGTTCTCCGGCTACTGGAACTCGTTTCTCTGGCCGCTCATTGTGTTGAAGTCGCCGGACCGGTATCCGCTGGCCGTTGGGCTGCTTTATCTCTCCGGTCTCTTCGCGCACAACACCCGCTACGTCGCCGCCGGCGCCGTCCTGATGACGGTGCCGGTGATCGTTGTGTTCGTCGCGCTGCAGCGGTATTTCTTGCGCGGGATCATGCTCGGCGCCGTCAAGTGA
- a CDS encoding DUF4127 family protein, protein MRAAFLPLDERPVTRDAFLKLAAVAGAEVVTPARGQLGSLKRPADVDALWAWLEGPGAAADVVIASAELLIYGGLVPSRVGREPLDRCLALASRWRDLRRAAPDRRLYLSASNLRLPNSADATEEPDYWTEYGPQIFALSFHADRYEATGDAASRERAAQAAAAVPAAVLADVRWRRARNLAVLLRLVDLAGAEVFDGLLIGQDDAAEYGWTRRDLRAVAAAVEERRAGAWAWVTYGTDELTARLLARAVVTGRGRPPAVRVTYSAPAGRGLIPRYEGQALDLTVTSHIVTAGCRRVERDRPDLALFVHNSPGDQLEAPDQEPYPAAELDELFGALGRAAADNIPCALADVRYSNGADRTLVERLLGAPRAFGVSAYGGWNTMSNTLGMALAQALLSSEPGASRDANRDFTILRLLDDWGYQAIVRQRLAREVLPRFPGAAAPDIGAAYEACAGAAQRWLQETCVPPIARSFGVPLGLGTPGFPWNRLFHVALEIRVG, encoded by the coding sequence GTGAGGGCCGCCTTCCTGCCGCTCGACGAGCGGCCCGTTACGCGCGACGCGTTTCTCAAGCTCGCGGCGGTCGCCGGCGCGGAGGTCGTGACGCCGGCCCGCGGCCAACTGGGGAGCCTGAAGCGTCCTGCAGACGTCGACGCGCTGTGGGCTTGGCTCGAGGGGCCGGGCGCGGCCGCGGACGTCGTCATCGCGTCCGCGGAGCTGTTGATTTACGGCGGCCTCGTGCCGTCGCGGGTGGGGCGCGAGCCGCTCGATCGGTGCCTCGCGCTCGCATCGAGATGGCGGGACCTACGCCGCGCGGCGCCGGACAGGCGGCTGTATCTGTCTGCGAGCAACCTGCGGCTTCCCAACAGCGCGGATGCCACCGAGGAGCCCGACTACTGGACCGAGTACGGCCCGCAGATCTTCGCGCTGAGCTTCCACGCGGACCGCTACGAAGCGACCGGGGACGCCGCCTCGCGGGAGCGCGCAGCGCAGGCGGCCGCGGCCGTGCCGGCCGCCGTGCTCGCGGATGTGCGGTGGCGGCGGGCTCGAAATCTCGCGGTCCTCCTCCGGCTGGTCGACCTCGCCGGCGCGGAGGTCTTCGACGGTTTGCTCATCGGGCAGGACGACGCCGCCGAATACGGGTGGACCCGCCGCGATCTACGAGCCGTCGCCGCCGCGGTCGAAGAACGGCGCGCCGGCGCGTGGGCGTGGGTTACCTACGGCACGGACGAGCTGACGGCGCGCCTGCTGGCGCGCGCCGTCGTGACCGGCCGCGGTAGGCCCCCCGCGGTTCGCGTCACCTACTCGGCGCCCGCCGGCCGCGGCCTGATCCCCCGGTACGAGGGACAGGCGCTCGATTTGACCGTCACGTCGCACATCGTCACCGCGGGATGCCGCCGCGTGGAGCGCGATCGGCCGGACCTCGCGCTCTTCGTCCACAACTCGCCGGGCGACCAGTTGGAAGCGCCGGATCAGGAGCCGTATCCGGCCGCGGAACTCGACGAACTGTTCGGCGCGCTCGGCCGCGCCGCCGCCGACAACATCCCCTGCGCGCTGGCCGACGTCCGCTACAGCAACGGTGCCGACCGGACGCTCGTGGAGCGGCTGCTCGGCGCGCCGCGCGCGTTCGGCGTCTCCGCCTACGGCGGATGGAACACGATGAGCAACACGCTCGGGATGGCGCTCGCGCAGGCTCTCCTGTCCTCCGAGCCCGGCGCGTCGCGGGACGCCAACCGTGACTTCACGATCCTGCGGTTGCTCGACGACTGGGGCTACCAGGCAATCGTCCGCCAGCGGCTCGCGCGCGAGGTGCTGCCGCGTTTCCCGGGCGCGGCGGCGCCGGACATCGGCGCGGCGTACGAGGCCTGTGCCGGGGCGGCGCAGCGGTGGCTGCAGGAGACCTGTGTGCCGCCGATCGCCCGGTCGTTCGGGGTGCCGCTCGGGCTCGGCACCCCGGGGTTTCCCTGGAACCGGTTGTTCCACGTCGCCCTCGAGATCCGTGTCGGCTGA
- a CDS encoding GNAT family N-acetyltransferase, which produces MDAARRRRAGVDLRPFDAGRIGDIVALWNAAFAPSFPLREVLLRQNMLLDPHFDPAGAWLACDATGGGRLVGCAVAKVAREPLGADGLRLDRGWLSVVAVHPGHRRRGIGTALVRAAEAFLRAHDRPTAVLGGDPAHFFPGVPDGSGAPEFFQTAGYALRGEAYDLRRSLDGYRTPETVTAARAANSGVEVRPLRAGEEAALLRFLDAVFPGRWRYTVARFLEHGGPVDDVMGAVKGGEVAGFAMLFHPRSCWIGPSIAWAGPSDGARPAEGGLGPMGLAPELRGRGLGHVLLDRAMVHLATLGVREMVIDWTILLDFYGALGFAPWRRYRHGQRVL; this is translated from the coding sequence ATGGACGCGGCGCGCCGCCGCCGGGCGGGCGTCGATCTCCGGCCCTTCGACGCGGGCCGGATCGGCGACATTGTTGCGCTGTGGAACGCCGCCTTCGCTCCCTCGTTTCCGCTGCGCGAAGTACTCCTCCGGCAGAACATGCTCCTCGACCCGCACTTCGACCCCGCGGGCGCCTGGCTCGCCTGCGACGCGACGGGCGGCGGGCGTCTCGTCGGTTGCGCGGTCGCCAAGGTGGCGCGCGAGCCGCTCGGCGCGGACGGGCTGCGCCTCGACCGCGGCTGGCTCAGCGTTGTCGCGGTCCACCCCGGGCACCGGCGGCGCGGCATCGGCACGGCGCTCGTGCGCGCCGCGGAAGCGTTTCTTCGGGCGCACGACCGCCCGACCGCGGTCCTCGGCGGCGATCCCGCGCACTTCTTCCCCGGGGTGCCGGACGGGTCCGGCGCCCCGGAGTTCTTTCAGACGGCCGGCTACGCGCTGCGCGGCGAAGCCTACGATTTGCGGCGCTCGCTTGACGGCTATCGAACGCCGGAGACGGTGACGGCGGCGCGCGCGGCGAATTCCGGCGTCGAGGTGCGGCCGCTGAGGGCCGGCGAGGAGGCCGCGCTGCTCCGGTTTCTCGACGCGGTCTTCCCCGGTCGCTGGCGGTACACCGTCGCGCGCTTTCTGGAGCACGGGGGCCCCGTCGACGATGTCATGGGCGCCGTCAAAGGCGGCGAGGTCGCCGGCTTCGCGATGCTGTTTCACCCGCGCTCCTGCTGGATCGGCCCGAGCATCGCCTGGGCCGGGCCGTCCGACGGAGCCCGCCCGGCCGAAGGCGGCCTCGGCCCGATGGGGCTCGCGCCGGAACTGCGCGGTCGCGGGCTCGGCCACGTGCTGCTCGACCGCGCGATGGTGCACCTCGCCACGCTCGGCGTGCGGGAGATGGTGATCGACTGGACGATTTTGCTCGATTTCTACGGCGCGCTCGGGTTCGCGCCGTGGCGGCGATACCGGCACGGCCAACGGGTGCTGTGA
- the nagZ gene encoding beta-N-acetylhexosaminidase — MTADQVGQLFMVDFTGHAPSAEVERLIREGVGGIVLFEKNVAEPVQIAALTNALQAVARDAGRPPVLVAMDQEGGPVVRLRAGATHFPSAMAFGAAGSEALVASAAGITARELRAVGVQINFAPVLDVNTNPLNPVIGVRSFGEDPDRVGRLGAAAVRAMEVSGVAATVKHFPGHGDTVVDSHLGLPLVAHDMRRLDRVELAPYRQAIAAGCAAVMTAHIVFRALDPDRPATVSSDVLGFLREQMGFGGVLVTDSMAMNAITEYAPRGEAAVQAVLAGADIVLACGELDAQREALDAVRTAAESGRIPAPRIAEAAARVAALKERFRLAERTTVSLEDVPRRVGVPAHLVVADRVAEAAVTVVRDPEGLLPARSGSFAVVDGAAGRGAAAGLAEAFRAAGREAAVVPGTFAGPADPGGVRVVPVGHARRDTPETRAAAARVAHAAAAAGPIIAVATGAPYVLTEVPPRATCVAAYGDDPASLRAAARLIAGLVTAQGVLPVSLS, encoded by the coding sequence GTGACCGCGGATCAGGTCGGACAGCTGTTCATGGTTGATTTCACCGGCCACGCGCCGTCCGCGGAGGTCGAGCGGTTGATCCGGGAGGGTGTCGGCGGGATCGTCCTCTTCGAGAAGAATGTGGCGGAGCCGGTCCAGATCGCCGCGTTGACCAACGCGCTGCAGGCGGTCGCCAGGGACGCCGGCCGCCCGCCCGTGCTGGTCGCCATGGACCAGGAAGGCGGCCCGGTCGTGCGCCTCCGCGCCGGCGCGACGCATTTCCCGAGCGCGATGGCGTTCGGCGCGGCCGGCAGCGAAGCGCTTGTCGCGTCCGCGGCCGGCATCACGGCCCGCGAGCTGCGCGCGGTCGGCGTGCAGATAAACTTCGCGCCGGTGCTCGACGTCAACACAAACCCGCTCAATCCCGTCATCGGCGTGCGGTCCTTCGGCGAGGACCCGGACCGCGTTGGACGACTCGGGGCGGCCGCGGTTCGCGCGATGGAGGTCTCCGGCGTGGCGGCGACGGTCAAACACTTCCCGGGCCACGGCGACACCGTCGTCGACTCGCATCTCGGCCTGCCGCTGGTGGCCCACGACATGCGCCGGCTCGACCGCGTCGAGCTGGCGCCGTACCGCCAGGCGATCGCCGCGGGCTGCGCCGCGGTCATGACGGCCCACATCGTCTTCCGGGCGCTCGATCCCGACCGCCCCGCGACGGTGTCGTCGGACGTTCTCGGGTTCCTCCGCGAGCAAATGGGCTTCGGGGGTGTGCTGGTCACCGACTCGATGGCGATGAACGCGATCACGGAGTACGCCCCGCGCGGCGAGGCCGCGGTGCAGGCGGTGCTGGCCGGGGCGGACATCGTGCTCGCCTGCGGCGAGCTCGACGCGCAGCGCGAGGCGCTCGACGCGGTGCGCACGGCGGCGGAGAGCGGACGCATCCCGGCCCCGCGGATCGCCGAGGCCGCCGCGCGCGTCGCCGCGCTCAAGGAGCGGTTCAGGCTCGCGGAGCGGACCACGGTCTCGCTCGAGGACGTGCCGCGGCGCGTCGGCGTCCCGGCCCACCTCGTCGTCGCGGACCGGGTCGCCGAAGCCGCCGTGACGGTCGTCCGGGATCCGGAGGGACTGCTGCCCGCGCGCAGCGGATCGTTCGCGGTCGTGGACGGCGCCGCGGGCCGGGGCGCCGCCGCCGGTCTGGCGGAGGCATTTCGCGCGGCGGGCCGAGAGGCGGCCGTGGTCCCCGGGACATTCGCCGGACCGGCCGACCCGGGCGGGGTGCGCGTGGTGCCGGTCGGACACGCCCGGCGCGATACGCCGGAGACGCGGGCCGCCGCGGCGCGCGTCGCGCATGCCGCGGCGGCCGCGGGACCGATCATCGCCGTCGCTACGGGCGCGCCCTACGTGCTCACCGAGGTGCCGCCGCGGGCGACGTGCGTCGCCGCCTACGGTGACGACCCGGCGTCGCTTCGCGCCGCGGCGCGTCTGATCGCCGGTCTGGTTACGGCGCAGGGCGTGTTGCCGGTCTCGCTGTCGTAG